The DNA window GCtgtcagctccagctccaattAGGCGGTGGGCATTGATCCCATTACCGTCTCCCCCCCTGGTCTCACTTCATCTCAAATAGAACACCAAAAGGAATATCCAAGAATGCTCCACCGCCCCGTACCTTGCTAATAACCAACCTTGTTTCAGTACCTCCATCTGGCGCTGAAGCAAGCCCGGCGGCTCAGGTACCGTCTCCGGACCAAAAGTTACGGAACCACTTCCCCCGTCAAGAGTTACAAGAGCTCAATACGACCGTCTCCTGATACTGCGCCCGTTGCAGATTTTCAACAATTAACGAGTTACCTGGGCAGAACCCCCCTGCTCAATGACCGAATGCAACGGTCACGTTACGAGTAATAACTACTACTAAAAACCGGCCATAATGAAAGGAAGGGGGTCTTAGCGAAATCGTTGTCCAGGGAAATAAGGGGGGGCCTTCTAATGAGCACGTTCATTTCGTCTCCGAGCCCATATTCCGATATCCTCTTGTGCGCACGTCAAAATCATTTCGATAAATTCGATATACAACCGTTCTAGTAGTAATATACATGCCAATTGCTTATTTAGGAATACAGGTAGGTTCAGGTAGTACCATACATCACATCTCATACTCTTTCCCTGTGATATCATATCAAATTCATATCAAGCCTCCCCCCGCGCCCCCTTTTAGCCTTGCCCAGCTTTTGATTTCCAAAATGACCATCAACTCTCTTTCTGTCGTTTTTGTACATTTCCTGCCCCTCTCGTTTACCGCACGGgctccttcagctccttctccgCTGTGACCCTTGACGCCTCGTCTTCAATAGCCGCAACATCAACTTCGTCGTACCCCTCTTCGTATGTGGATGGGTTGTACACCTGGCCCTCTCCTCCACTCAGGTTAATCTCGGGGTCAGACTTGGCAACGTCGACGGCATCCTGCCATGTGTAGAATCGCTCTGTAAGAGCATGTTTGATCGCCCTCATCGTTTTGGTGACCTTGATAGCCCGTCAGTAAAAGAGAACAATAGAAGGAGATTGATATCAAAGCATGCCATCCCGTCAAGAGACGCAATGGAAAGAGAATGGGTATCAAAGCATAATCAGAAATCGAAAACATCACACTTGCAAGGCTTACCTCCTCATTCCGTGAATCAATCTCCCGCTCTCCAAACCCCAGCTTCCCCCTCAACAGCTCCTCCCTCGCCGTAGCAAGCATGTTCCGCTCCTTGCAGCACTTCCACCACAGCGCATGCAGATCCTCCCACGACTTGCGCCGCAGCTCCTCGACCGTCCACGCGCGCCCGTACTCCTCCGTCTCCTTGGgcgtcagcagcagctttccGGGGGCGGGGAAGAACCCCCACAGCCCGTGGCTCTCATCCACCTCGATCTTGGGCTTGAAGTCGACGGGCTTCGGCAGCGGCATGTTGGACATGGACAGCGGCTCGCGGGGGCCCGACCCGTACAGGCTGCTGACGCCTCGTCGCCTGTTGCTGTCCTTTGTCTTGCGCTTGCACTGGGGCGCCGTGGTTGAGaagttggctgctgctcgcatcgtcgtcgtcgctgggAATATCGAGGTCTTGTGGAGGGACAGGCCCAGCCGCGATGCGCAGCCTAATGAGGCCCGCAGCGCAttgggtgctgctgctgtgacGGGCATTGTGACGAAACGTTTCTCTGCAGATTGAGGGCTTTCCAATGCTTCAATCCACCGGCATCAATCCAGTCGCATCCGCTTAGATGGATCTAAGACGAGGCACAAAATTTAGGAAATCGGCAGCCGCAATCTCGctcgctgattggccagccTTGGTCACCCGTTGCGCCACCGCCTTGTCGTTGGATTTGACTGCTGAGTCAGCATCTGATAACGATAGCACGATAAGGAGCTACCCTATAACATCGCGATGCGACATCAGAGAGTAcgatttcttttctactACTTGGTAATTTTGATATGTTTAGCTTTGCATTGGATAGAATGGTCGTGAAGGAGCAGTGCTACATGtgagagtaaaaaaaatctcaGTTATGTAGTCGTCCTTACTGCTCAATGAGAGATGCTAATAACTAGTAACAAAGAGCAATATCAGACTCGAGCCATGGCACACCACAATTCCGTCTTTTGCGGCTTTCGATTGAAGACTGGTTTCCTCTTGATACAAAATGCAACATGATACTTTACCGCTATTCAAACCCACCAGTATCTTCATTCTCATATCCTTCCACCTGCCAATTTCCAAACGACCACGTCCAGCCCTCCCACGCACACTCGCCCACTTACATCTTCACATGTCACAACAACAAGTCCACATCTCCCCCCTACTTCCAAATGCAACTCTCACAATTAAAACACGTCTTAAACAGCCACTCCGCCACAAGCCGCTTTCACGAGCAAATCACACCATGCCAGCACttgcagcaaacaaacaaacagataAATACCACCAACAGGCACTGTCCCCCTCGATATTAAGCCGAGCTTCGTGCATCACGCCctgccttctttctctcaccACTACCTATACGGCCGCCCGCATGGTCGCCGTAGAGCCACCGCAAGGCCGAAAACATGCATATTAGCGAGTGAGGGGCGTGAGAACATCAAAGAcccgtagcagcagcagcagcagcagcagagtaACCCCCCCGGATCGCGTCAAGTGAGATCCGGAACAAAACATCCATGGTCAAGTCTCAGGCTAATGCACCTTAGATTTGGGTTACTGATGTACTGTAGGTATGTAAACAAACTGGCAAACAagtccaaaaaaaaaaaaaaaaatggcacCACCACTTTCGATAGCTTCTTTCTGAATCCTTCTCAAGTGACCCCTATTCCCCATGCAAGGCGAGAGAAGCAAATGTGAGctagaagaagcagacaCCAACACGGCACAGCGTCCAGTGCTCGCCACCCTGCATCGCCGGTTCTGCACCAAGGATGACTCCCAAGAAGCAAGCAATACTGCACACTAAAACCGGTTTTCTGTCCCGTACAAATACATGTCAAATCGACAGAAATATATTCTCCGGTCGGCCGCTCCCGTTGCACACGCTAGCAAGGCAAGGAGGTtgatatgtacatgtagtaagagcagtagcagcggcaATTGTACCTGTACTCGTGTACCTGCACGAACATGTAAGTCTTGCCCTACATATAGTACGCGTCCATCGCGTCCCGGTACCCGAGGTGGCATTCGTCCATGTACGTGATTGGTGGTGATGCGTGCAAGTACATGCAGCAAGCCATTACCCCCTCTCTCGCAAACATTGAACCCAGCCGGATTATGTACATTGCTTGGAGCCCGTCAAATCGGATCCCAGATGCTCACCGAAAGTGCCTGCTTGGTCGAGACTTCTCATCCTCCGCCCTAACTAACATCACAAGCTGCTAAGAATAAACAAGGAAGCACTTTTAAAGCCACAAAGTGCTCTCTGCCCAGCATGCAATGAAACCTTACCCGGGGCAAGGTCGAGGGAACTGTCTCCTCGCAAACAGCCTAAACCAATGATTTCAAGAAATATTGGTTTCACCGACTTGTTTGTCTACACGTAGTATGTCTCAGCTGCGGCTGAACTCCTGGTCCTCGCCTAGCCACCGAAAAGCCCAAGAATGGTCGTACGTTCCCACTTATGGACAAATTTAAAAGTAGGGGAAAGCTGAACGAAGATGGGCAAATGAATAAAGATGTACAATGAAAGCGTGAAAGCACTCAATTGTTAGAGCTCAAGAAGCCCGCATCACTGGATACTGAAAACGTAGATCAAAAGGGCGAGAGAGGAAGCAGGCAACGCACGCCTTGCTGGCTCCTCCCCTGATAACCGGCTCAAGGCTTAGCAGGTCAAAACAATAGGAACTGAACATATAGACCCATGCACTGACACGACGTGAATAGAAACATGGCGCCCCCGAACCACCTTTAGCCACTTGGCCGGCCGGGATCCCGCGCTGCATGGCGTACGACGGCCGCATTCGCCGGGATCCACGTAGCACACTCGGCGCCGTCGAGTGCATCCGACTGGTGCACGTATCCATTCGAGGCGCTTCCCCGTGCTTTGTATGTACAAAGCATGTCGCCCCCGAGCAGAGGAGCTGCAGGGAAGCGCTCAAGAGAAGGCGAATCAAGCGGTAGAGCACCctgaaaaggaagaagaggaaacacAAGAAGGAAATGAGAGCAATAGTCGGACAGCCTCTCCCTCAAAGCACCGGAAGCAATTGTCCGTAGCAAACCCCCTTTCCCCTTTATTGCTGCGCCAACACTTGTTGCAACGCGGCTGTTTGCTGTTGCCTCGTCAGGCTTTGTCAATTAGCCAAGAAATGATGAAGAATCAGTCATACTCTTCTGCAGTAGCAGTAAAAGCTATAGCACTTCCCTTGTCCGGTCGATGGAGTAAAGGTAGCAGTACTAGGTACTGGTCTGGGTCATTACCACTAATGATCTTGGTGTGCGTGGACCAAGCAAGGCCCGGCTATCGGGTTTTCAAGTCGCATTTGGGGTATCCGTGTGTCGGGCAGCTTTGCCTCTAGAGACTGACAGCTGGATACGGGAATGCGGAGTAGTTCTGCCTCAAGAAGCAATGTGGACATGCCTATTCCCACAATTACCGACACCTACCCATTTGGTGTTCTCCCCAACCAACTCTGGCACAATACAGGCGTATGGCCAGATGAgacttcttttttgtttccatctcttttcctctttgatCCAAAGGGCCCCGTTCAGCCCTTCATATGGAGTACATGGCGCAATGTCAGCGGACTGGGTCCGCAAGAAGGCGGCTGATACGGATCGCATCTCAAATGCCGGGGGTGGAGTATGCACTCGTATATAATAAAGGCTGCTCGTACGAGTTTTTGAAGCTTGTATGAGCAGCATTCATACCTAGGTATCAATGCAACTGCCTTGGCCGCATTTTGTTGATGTCATCTCAGATAACGCCGCATGTTACCTGTCGAAGCCCAGGGATAATGATAACAAATTGGGCTCGTACAAGTACGCCCAGCAAACAAAGTACGACCAGGGTATctaatactactagtatattAGCAGATGTAGTCGTATAATAACGAAATAAACCGACCCAACCTCCCCTCCTTCCATCGTGGCATGGCAGCAGGAGTTGACTCTGCAAAGATGACGTGTCTTACATCATCCTCCTGATAAAACCGAGGGCAACGTGACATGGCACAGGTACTATGTACATACCTCATTGTTCAATGTATAGAGTCTTTGTAGAATCGTAATCAATGGCTCAGTCAAAAGCCCTCTCGCCTTCTCACCCCGTTTTGGGAGCAGCCCTTCATGCATGGTAGGGATTTGCCGCGGTGGGCTGCCTACAGTAGCTCTCCAGCCCAACGCCTGCTGATGGGCAGCGCGGTAGACGAAACTGGATTCAGATGCATGGAATGGCGACGGCTTTCGACTGCTGCATATTATTAGTGGTGCGCGTAGCCTGAATACAGCTGTTCCGCACTAGGTAGCACTaccttctttctttcttgcttGCATGTGGCTGCCGCCCAGCACGCACAAGCTCCGCTTTTTCAGATTTGAAAATCAAGTCAACAGAAACAAACCGCAAAGAAGAATGTATGCTAATAATAGCACTGGCTTCTCATGTAGCAGGTGGCGTAAGGGGGAAAGAAGCAGACTTGGCGTTGACGTTTTGAATCTACCATTCGAATCCATACTGCTATACCCATCGTCGTCTGCTCATTCGGACAACAACGGCCTCTATCCTTGCTGGCGACGTTGACGTGTCTCGGCAATGTACTGTCCATGCATCGGTACCTAGCGTGCTGGTCGAGAGAGTCCCATCACGCCGCAGCTGCCGCTCCACGCCTGGTATCTGATCCAGCGTGGGGGTCTCTTCATCTGAGACCACTCGGTGGTACCAGAACGTTTCCTGCAAACCCGACTGGCCAGTAGAGGTGTTGAGAGGGGGTCGGAGAGCTtgccccccttttccccttcgTACTTTGCGCGTATGGAGAACCTGGTACGAATGGTATGAGTACTGTACAGCAGAGCTTGGGCTTTGGGTAGGTACTTGGGTACCTATAAAGCGGTCCGATGCTTTTCGATAATGAGAGGCAACCCCTGTCGCTGCTGGTAGGGGTGGTTGGGTTGTCCGAAATGCCCAGCCATCCCAGCCATTCAACTCCATCCAAGAACAGCAACATACCTAATACGAGCACAAGCCCTGCCCTCTTCTTGGTGCCTGATTTGCATTTGCTAGACCAACATCGGTGTCGAGGGCTCGACGTATGTCCATAGGTACTCATGCCGCATATACATTGATAGAATCGGCGCCCATTCTCTGAGCCGGAACAAGTCGCTTTTGTGGCCCCACAAGATGAGCTGTATACTGCAGCTgggcatacttgtacattcTGTACAAGAGGTACCTACTGTAATGGTACTCGGGTGAGATGACACGAGCCGGAGCTGCTAGATGCCATCTCCTAGGCAGcagtattcttttttttttttcatgctCTCGTGACAATACATCGCATGGCAGTACTGATAACTACTCGTAGCGGTACGTCCTGTATATTCCCCTTTTCGCCGGCGCTAGCTTGTCAATCGTTGGACAAAGCGCTTCTCACCCGTACTGTACCAGACCTGGGCTTTTCATCTCTCCTCCAGGATTCGCTGCGAGTTATGTAATCTGAATGGATGGCCTGGCAATAGCCTGATCTCAAGAGGCGAGCGCACGTCGGCTCCATTCGGTAAACTTGCGAGAAAGTCCTCGGTTCCACTCGGCGCTTGTGCTAGCAAACGAAAGCATGGGTGCCGGAGCTAGATGGACAAGGACCCTAGAACGAACACTGGAGAGTGCTGAATCGGAGTTTAGGCCCGTCGGCAAAATGGGACTCGACAGGGAATCAATGCTCGTGGTGTCCTCCGTACTCgtacgagagagagagagggcaCAAGGAAAACGCAGTTGTATCGTGTACATGTTCCCTGCAATCTGATGCGTGGCTATTGAGTAGCATGCAAGTTGATATCCCAGCAGCCACACCATTACGTTTTCTTGTGGTAATATGTGCGAAACACAACGCAGCACATCATAAACACCTCCCACTGTTACTGCTTTTCGACGCTGGGGAGTACTGTAACAATTCCATCATCAGGTGATATGTCTGATTTTTGAACAGCATGTTGGCCTCTTTCCTTGTCAAACGCACCGGCCTGTCTGACACAATCGCGGCAGTGACAATCTTTAGCTGAATGTAATGTTTTGTTATTCTCATTCCATACGAGTGTGCGGGCGCGAAGACGTCGGCCTTGGTTAGCTGCTTTTTCTGCCTTTTGGTTGCTCTGGCCTGTG is part of the Trichoderma atroviride chromosome 1, complete sequence genome and encodes:
- a CDS encoding mitochondrial 54S ribosomal protein uL29m (BUSCO:EOG092D3Q3O); translation: MPVTAAAPNALRASLGCASRLGLSLHKTSIFPATTTMRAAANFSTTAPQCKRKTKDSNRRRGVSSLYGSGPREPLSMSNMPLPKPVDFKPKIEVDESHGLWGFFPAPGKLLLTPKETEEYGRAWTVEELRRKSWEDLHALWWKCCKERNMLATAREELLRGKLGFGEREIDSRNEEVTKTMRAIKHALTERFYTWQDAVDVAKSDPEINLSGGEGQVYNPSTYEEGYDEVDVAAIEDEASRVTAEKELKEPVR